A region of the Paramormyrops kingsleyae isolate MSU_618 chromosome 6, PKINGS_0.4, whole genome shotgun sequence genome:
AACCCAATGAAAAACTGCATTGGCTGCAATATAAATGTCTGTTTTTCATACCACAGCATGAATTCTCAGCTGCAAAAGTGCCTATTCAGATACATTCCGTCATTAACATCCACACTACAGACACATTTGCCAAAATGATTTCAGTTCATTGTGTAgtctttttgttgtttgttaaaGACTTTCCTTATGACTTAGATCAGGATCAGATCACATTTTTAGGAGCCATTCATGCTAAAATCCAGTGAATTCCGACAGGTTCACAAACAACTTCTCGCAATCGGATACATGTAATCTCTTTCCGGGCAACACTTGTGTAGATTATCTCAGTTTAAACACAAACAACATGGAAAAATCTATGGTTCCTCAGAATTCAGGACACATCCTCTCTTTTTGGTGGCTTGTCTGTCACAGGACAATCCACCACAGAAAGTGAAGCACAAGACAGTGGCAGAAAATTGGATGACAGAACTAGAAGAAGAACTCAAATCTGACGACAAAATAAGACTGATATGGTCATGTGAAGGTGACGGCAGAGAAAGTATCCAGCAAAATTTAAAACCAAACATGGACATAAGGACTTAACTTCCACACCTTGTGTTCCAGGTCTAAAATAGTTTATTGAAAGATGACTCAGCTTTTGCAGACTAGCACTCGTCATAGAAATGAAAGGACCGTCTCTGAAGGATAAAACATTCTCTGCAGTCGCTCTTACAGTTACTCTTAACGTCAGACACCAAGACCCCAGAATGCCAAAAACATCAAGAAATAAAGAGGCAGCAAATGGCAACACTTGATGAAAACAGGTTTTAATACAAGATTTCAACATACAGTGTTTAGTGGCATAAATAATGCTCTCAGAAATTATAAAATGCTGATTTGCACTCCCCCTACAATTTACTTTACCTACGCACTCGCATGacataatttaaaaactaagttgccatggtaacagaCAACCATCAGGCTTGCCTGCATATTTTTGCTTCGTTCCTCTTCCTTTGCCTTCTCTTTCAGCATTAGCAAGCTTCCTCTGTTTTCCATGTAAGGATAAAGTTGATTCACACAAGCCCCTATATTTAGAGGGTTAGGCAAAAACACTGCTTtaactaacacacacacacacacacacacacacacacacacacagccaagcTGGGCCAGATCCTACTGGACGCCCAGTCTGACAAGAGCACCACTCCGCTATCACTGTTCTCACATGCTCACTAATGGTACATTTCTGGGAGACAGGGTCCAAAGCATTAAAGAGACAAGGAAAAAAGTTCAAACAAGATCCTTTTCTGTTTGCCatacaaaatatttacatataaaaatactttatttctttcaTCACACATATTGTGATATCCTTAATATTCCAGTTGTAAGGGGAAAAAACCTTTTCTCCAAGCTGTTCAATCGCCAACTAAAATAACTGGAGATATGGGTGTAAGGCTTGAGACAGAAAACCTTATAGCTTAAAAGGCAaattaaactgtaaaataaaaaattacaggCATAAACAATTATTTTGGATGTAGAGGTACGTCACCTCGAACAACTATTGCACAATACTTGTGTGCTGAGCTCTTGATAACCAGACATAACTACCTTCAGTGACAAGCATCTAAAGGGATGTGAATTTAACAAGCCAAAAGCTATGCATTTTGTGTAGGATTCCACtggaattattattaaatgaatCCAAATGTAAATTAATCTGAATATGCAAAAACATTCCTAAAATAACCATAAACAGAATTCATAAACAGTTATAACAGTGGAATACTTCCACTGAATGAagtaaaagcaataaaaaatgttaaacgACCATCTAAAATTTGCCTCTTTGGTTTACTTTCCACTCAGAAGTGTCCCCAGTTCCATCTCATCTTGTTTAAGATGTTTGGTGTGAACAGCTGGCTACACAAACTGACGGCTTGGTGAACATCATGATGGACTGAAGAGGACCACCGTTGCACAAGAACAAAAAGGCCACATGTTGTGAAACTCATAAACTCAAGACATAAAGGTGACCGCCTGATTTACAACTGGGATCACAGCGGCTGAAGAGCCACATCTGACAAGATACTAAAATAGAATGATGATTTTCTATATATTACGCACTGGTGCTGAATGTACTTCGTCGCACGGCAGTCACGTTATACGTGTGACACACGTTTTATCACTAATGATTTGATTTGCCTATATCGACATTCTGTAGTTTTTGTTCCAAGCCATACAAGTAAAAGGTCATAGACTGCACTTCCTAAGGATTCACAGACAGCTCACATACCCAGGACAGGAGAAATCTGGGAACTCAAACAGCAAACCAAAGACTTTTCCGCTGCTCTtcttatgcaaaaaaaaatagacaCCATAAAAATGGAGCAAATCAATACTgatgtaaaaatgtatattaagtTAATATTATGTTGTACAAAGAGTTACCTGGCATGGTTCGTGTCAACTTATTAACATAACACATACAGGGAGCTGGTCACGTCACAGTAGGCCCATACAAAAAGTCATGGAGACGTTGTAAGAATTCCGGTTGCACAGATGGCTCATTGGATAGATTATTTCACCTCGGCTTCCCCGCAGCAACCGTACCACACCAGACATTATTGCAAAGTTTACTTTTGGAGAAACAAATCACTGAGCTTCCTTCACTGTCCCCCAAAACCCCTCAACTGGTGAAGAGAGATCAAAatcaggaaaaagaaaatatgatATATATGCATAACCATAGCAAaatttttatgtacattttaaaataccaAACAAACCCAATCTCTATTAGACTAATATCTACAAAACTGCATTACTGTATTTTTATTCAGTATTAAAGAAATTTTAGGATGGTATAAATGCTTCCTTTTAAAAGTCCTCAATTTCAATTTTTCTTGAATACCTAGTTTTTCCAAATCAGGCcttgtaaaaaataaatcaagacATCTGTGGTATTATGTAACCTGTACAGTATAGGACAGGTTTTTAATGGGAGAACATAATTATAAATGatataatatattcatattattagatttaattatacatatttaaatatatatatatatatataatttataaatatgtaatatactactttcactgaaataaaatgcaggAAGCCATATTTTTATTGCACAATATGTATAAGACCTTGACCCTCAATAGCATGTCTTTCGACACAACACGGTTTGGATATTTGAAATGCAACATCTGTGCAATTTTCTCaacacagttaaaaaaaatggaGCACCAATATAATGACAAGATGTAGTTAATCAGATCTTATCTTTTCATCAGAATATTGCCTACCCATGTTTATATGCATTCCTGCAATAACAAAATCACACCACGGCCTTCTTAATATCCTGTATACCAAGTAATGATTACTCGTCTTCTGAAATACATGAGAATTGACAAAACCTCATTGTGACAAATTATAAAATATCTGCATAATTACAATGATGGTTTCCTACAGGTTATTTCAAACTGATGTTTATGAATAAAGAACTTCATATTGAAACATATGCATGTCTGAGTGCAATATAACAACAGACGACAAAAATTTTCGATGCTAGTTTCTTTTCGAGGTAATCAGACCTGCGCCCATTTAGATTAGACAGTTTTGGACCAAACACCAGGACTAACAAGACAGCATGTCAACTGCAGAAATATACCTCCTTGAAAAAAGATTAGGTATAAATTATCATTTTTgcctttccattttttttcttaaccaAAACTTTAAGCCTGCAttttacagatattttattttaaataagagtAGAGAAAATTAAGTGTGCTCTGGAGGCCAGCAGTCTgatccaaaaacaaaacaaaaaatgcttgATTGGCATTTATGATGGCCACTCTTAACTGGTCTCTACCCACTAACATTGTCCTTCCCTACCTTTTGAGTAAAATCCCTCCCCACACATCTAACCCCAATGTCTTTCTCTATGTTATTCGTTCCCATCCCATGTTGTACACACCCCTCACCCAGCTGTTTTCAGACAGACAGCACTGGCATGGAACTGCTTAAGTCCCCTGTCACCCTCCTCTTGGAGGTTTGCAAAAAATGTTAGGGTGGCACATATGGAGGTGGAGATCTGTATGGGGTCATGTTCCTCGGCCGAGAGCCCTTCCCTTCCATAGGGACAGCAAAGGGAGGGGGAGGCTGATATGGCGGCGCACTAGGATCTTCATCACGCAGGGCAGTGTACTCTCCCAAATGGTTCTGATTGAGGGGAGTTGTCTCCTGGGTGACCATGTTGGGGTAGTCTGGGGGGGGAAGCGGAGGCTTCTCTTCCTGCAAGATGAGGGGCATGCTGGAGGAAGGAGGGGGCTTGGAGTCATCTAACTCATCAGCAAAAATGATGGGCACACCCTTCTTGATAAATGTGGCCTGGTCCTCGATCGTGAGGTTCCCTTTGCGCTTTTTGCGGTAGCAAATCATGGCAATGATGCCAGCAATGAGTAGTATTGCAGCCACTACTACGGCTGGGATAACCGTGTGAAGGTACACGTCATCGGTGCTCTGATGGCCCACACCCACAGAGGGCGTGACAGCAGAAGGGGGAGGAGTTGGGACCTCTCCTGGGGGCACAAAGCTGTATCGATGACAGCTGCCTGTGCCTCGAACAGTGATGTTGATGGGTCTGAAGTCCGGCTCCATGGCATTGCTGAAAATCGCAGAGGGCCATCCTTGATTGTCCGAGATTCTCCGACTCATAGCTTCAATCTGATCCCGGGGGCAAGGATTCTGCTGGAGGCTGTTGTTTGTCCACTCTACCATTATGGATCCCTTAGTGATGTTCTTCAGCATGATTGTGCTACTGTTACGATCTCCCAGGGAATAGGCCAGCTTCTTTACTAATAGGATCTTCTTGTGAACATCACTGGCAATAGCCAGTGGATCGCCATGGAAACGAGCAAGAAAGAGGACAGGAGACTTTTCAAGTGATGTCCACTGGTTGACATGGACTTCAAAGGCATCTATGGCACTCAGACCTCCCTTATCCATTGCCTGCATAAAATATTCATGTTTTCCTACATGCTGCCTATCTGGTAGGCCATACAACAGCTGGCTGGTAGTATTGAACTGTATCCATGAGCTTTCCCCAACTACTTCATTATGGTTCATCCGTAGTGTTAGTCGAAGCTTGTCAGTAGTGCCATCCTCTTTGTCAAAGAAGGTGTCAGAGGGGATTTTCACTTCAAAGTAGGAGCCTACCCAAACATTTACTTCATCAATGGGGTTGTGTAAGCTTGGCTTCTCATTCCCTGGTTCAGGCACAACGGATAGTGGTGTTATTCGCTTAGAGGGTTTAGCAGTAGTGGTTTTAGGATCCCGGGGCAATGGGGTGGTTGTCTTTGACTTCTTGGATTTCCTAGTAGTTGAGGGTTTGGGTCTTTTAGTGGTGGTTGTTGGTGGGGTTACAGAAGCCGTAGCCTCAACATACACTGGTCTTGTTACAGTGGGCTGAACAGGAATAGTGCTAGTAGTGTCCACGATCCTAGTTGGTTGATGAGGACCCAAAGTGGGAGTGTGAGCAATTGGGTCTTTGAACTTTATGGTTGgcctcacaggtaaaggaacaGGTCCTCGTACAGGAGGAGCTGACTGGTCAGTGGTGGGTGCAATTGAAGGTGAAGTTGGTGTGGGCACGATGCGTACAGGTGGTTCTGGATATGTTGTTGGGGGAAGCAAGGAGGGAACAGGTGTTGGGGTGTTGTAGAGTTGCCGCCTGACACGTTTGGGCAGATGAGGTTTCTTGTTGGCAATGTGCCACCCCACAACTGGGTATCCCAATTGGGCTGACATTGTGCCCTCCTTAGCAGGCACCTGGACACTGCTAATGTCAGGCACACTGGTCTGGTCAAGGGCACAACCCAGTTTCCAGGATACCAATGCTCCATTTTCTACCACCTTCTTGGCATTGCCTGGCCCAGCCATAAAAGCAGACATGTCAAAGAGGCGATTGTTTACAACAGGAAGGACCTTCATATGCTGAAGCTCGACTCCAGAAAACTTCTTTATGTTCACCATCAGGTTTACCCTCTGCCTGGAGTCCATTTTGGTGAGATCAGCATCCAAGATGACTGTGATAACTGTAACAGGTTCCTCACTGCCACAGACAAAAGGCGGGACATAGCTGGCTGTAGACGGGAGAACTAGTTGAATGGGGTCAGTGTCAGCATACTCTTCAGGACGCACATCTATGGCGAAAACATCAGAGCTGGAAACAACGCGGCTCCTGTTGCCAGGCACCttggacacagacacagagatgtAGTGGACTCCTTTGTCCTGTGCCAGTGGGATGCCTTGAAGTGCAGCGCTGTCCTCATCCCAGTGCAACCAAGTTGGTAAATTTTCCTTGCCAGCTTCTGTTATCTACGGGGAgggaaaaaagtgtttttaatgCTGGAAATTAAATTCTgtgacagagtaaaaaaaataaatcaacagAGAGTGTTTTCAACAAGAAGCTTAGTATAACATTCAACTATTTTTCACAAATCCTAAATCTTCAATTCCACAAAGTTCTGCATACTACAGATTACACTTTTGTGGTTTCCTGATGGCTCATGCCCTTTTATAACTAAAATGCAAAGAACATATCATAaacatcattttttaaaatttatgcTCTATTAAAATATTACTATCAAAATCTACTACGTATTCTATTAAGTGACAGTGATGACAAAAAGCTACTTAAGGCAAAAGAAGTTGgagaacaaaaatacaaaacaacagTTTCCACTTTGCAGGAGGACCATCTGCAAATGGATCATTGCTTTTCCAGCACTTGTGAATGCAGCAACTGACAGCATAACCTAGTCGTGCCTGTAGCCTTCTCTGCTTGAGTAGTGTAAGCATTGTTAAGCAGGGACGAAATGTGCagctatttaaacaaaaataattaaataagaGCCTGTAACACAAATAAGGTGCACAATACATGTCCTGATAAAGTAATTTCCATATCACAACAAAGGCATATACTAGTCTAGCCAGAGTTCAACCTAAGGTGAACCTGGATCTGTGCATCTCATTGCTTGGATAAAGACAATGCAGTCCATATCTTACAAAGATGGCACAACTTAGACAGACATAATACATCGTTACTCATGATAATTACTTGAGGCAGCTGGCCAAAATTTACATTAAAGGCAAATTCTGCCATACCAATTTCATTTCACATCCTCACTTTCACTTGAAAAGACTGAGGTAAAGGCTTTTAATTTTGCAGACAAATGTCTATCTGTCCTCATTcaaaaaaatattcatttaCCTTAATGAAAATGAGCAACAAGCAAGGATTACCaatcaatatcacaatattgtTAAACATTTACCTAGACAATTTACAACAATTATTTAGAAtattataatgtaaaatatcatcacagctccctgaaaatgAATAGTCAGTATTACAGTACACATAAGAATGTTTGGAAATGAATTCAATTATTGAATTGTTCTTAACTATTAATGTTGTGGCCGCTCAGGCCATTTCATAGCTCTATGCATGACATAATTTATGCAGACAGAACAGAGGATTAGTACAAACATTTATTGAACATTAAGACAACTATAACTAATAGatatttgttttgcttaaatAGATGAACAACCATAACAATAACgcaaagggttttttttttttttttttattaaattatactTTATTGGCAATTTCCACAAGTGCAAGAATATTTCTTGGGACAGCTTCAATATGGCTGCATGACTGTTGCACTTTTTAAGGGAACAAAAATGAATCGCTTGGGAAGCAATTCCCAAGCATACTGACATTAGCAAAATTAGGTTGGTAAACGCTGTTTAACATCAGTAAATTCTCAGTATACTGCCTGTCCCCTATTATCAAGTACATAACACAGATCTACAGTATACTAAAATAAACATGATACAATTGTAATTTTTCCTTCCACTGAATACACAGGCATAAGCAGAGACTGCAGAGACTGCAGGACTGGTGTATGCATTGCTGATTTTCAGTAACCAGGTGATGCAAATGTGTTATTAATAGAAATCACAACTAAAGgttttgtaatgaaaatattCCTCAAATTAGCATTTTTGGGTAACACTTCTGAGATTGTTTTCATTTCTTGGCTGAAATGTGAGTTCTTTGGGTACAATTCTAGATTTTAGCAAAAACCACAGCAAAAAAGTATGAAAGATTCcatttattggtttattttcGTATTTTAATTGGAATGTCTGTTGTCGTAGAAATAAATTACTGCACTTTACTTTTCCACGTTGTGGTTAAAAACAGACATCTGAGTCCAGAGCTCTAAGAGTGTCAAGATTAACATTCCTCATTATCAAAACCATTCACCATTTATTAAATCCGCATGACAGAATTAATGGAATATTACTAATATTATTAAACATATCttgggcaaaaaaaaatttagaaaaaaagttcTGTACTGATCTGGTTTGCTTTCTTAAAGTTAAGGCTATCATGAAGAGATGTTTATTCAGCTCATTTTCAATCAATCTTAATAGACAGGT
Encoded here:
- the LOC111844752 gene encoding dystroglycan 1-like, which codes for MHNKLLVHMDGGGWPDPTRTTLFMLGFLISVTQGSWGNVLVEALEEQIGQLEASMHSSVLSDLREATLAVGPPTGAGIPDSSATVGQVFKMKLPVEVIASSSVVQITEAGKENLPTWLHWDEDSAALQGIPLAQDKGVHYISVSVSKVPGNRSRVVSSSDVFAIDVRPEEYADTDPIQLVLPSTASYVPPFVCGSEEPVTVITVILDADLTKMDSRQRVNLMVNIKKFSGVELQHMKVLPVVNNRLFDMSAFMAGPGNAKKVVENGALVSWKLGCALDQTSVPDISSVQVPAKEGTMSAQLGYPVVGWHIANKKPHLPKRVRRQLYNTPTPVPSLLPPTTYPEPPVRIVPTPTSPSIAPTTDQSAPPVRGPVPLPVRPTIKFKDPIAHTPTLGPHQPTRIVDTTSTIPVQPTVTRPVYVEATASVTPPTTTTKRPKPSTTRKSKKSKTTTPLPRDPKTTTAKPSKRITPLSVVPEPGNEKPSLHNPIDEVNVWVGSYFEVKIPSDTFFDKEDGTTDKLRLTLRMNHNEVVGESSWIQFNTTSQLLYGLPDRQHVGKHEYFMQAMDKGGLSAIDAFEVHVNQWTSLEKSPVLFLARFHGDPLAIASDVHKKILLVKKLAYSLGDRNSSTIMLKNITKGSIMVEWTNNSLQQNPCPRDQIEAMSRRISDNQGWPSAIFSNAMEPDFRPINITVRGTGSCHRYSFVPPGEVPTPPPSAVTPSVGVGHQSTDDVYLHTVIPAVVVAAILLIAGIIAMICYRKKRKGNLTIEDQATFIKKGVPIIFADELDDSKPPPSSSMPLILQEEKPPLPPPDYPNMVTQETTPLNQNHLGEYTALRDEDPSAPPYQPPPPFAVPMEGKGSRPRNMTPYRSPPPYVPP